In one window of Bizionia sp. M204 DNA:
- a CDS encoding DASH family cryptochrome — MQTKQNTYTLVWFTTNLRIQDNTVLAHALKLNHPIIGIYCFDPRHYKTTTYGFKKTEKYRARFTIESVQDLKNQLESLNIPLFTFYEKPEIAIPKLCETYSISDICLQKEFTSEETQTIQNLKVKVSKLTSFHEWYDQFLFHPDDVFIHLNEIPKVFTNFRKVLEKNCSVNNKLKATKQVAFQIENNTTIPNLKILGFSEFTTHTHTAFPFSGGETAAQNRLNTYVFETKKIGFYKKTRNGLLGTDYSSKFSAWLANGCISARQIYWAIKEFERTEFKNESTYWLIFELIWRDFFKFIALQHGNAIFKIDGINQQSYNWKTNPTLIKKWCSGATPERFVNANMMELNKTGWMSNRGRQNVASYFAKTLELDWRVGAAYFESLLIDYDVHSNYGNWLYVAGVGNDPRNRTFNVKLQADRYDEHGKFQKQWLQNTLFE, encoded by the coding sequence ATGCAAACGAAACAAAACACATATACATTAGTTTGGTTTACCACCAATTTACGGATTCAAGATAATACGGTTTTGGCCCATGCCTTAAAATTAAACCATCCTATAATTGGTATCTATTGTTTTGATCCGCGACATTACAAAACGACCACATACGGTTTTAAAAAAACAGAAAAATATCGTGCCCGTTTTACGATTGAAAGTGTTCAGGATTTAAAAAACCAGTTGGAGTCACTCAATATTCCGTTATTTACATTCTACGAGAAACCAGAAATAGCCATTCCAAAACTTTGTGAAACTTACAGTATATCAGATATCTGTTTGCAAAAAGAATTTACAAGTGAAGAAACTCAAACTATTCAAAACCTTAAAGTTAAAGTTTCTAAGCTCACAAGCTTTCATGAATGGTATGATCAGTTTTTATTTCATCCTGATGATGTTTTTATTCATTTAAATGAAATTCCAAAGGTATTTACAAATTTCAGAAAAGTATTAGAAAAAAACTGTTCTGTAAACAACAAGCTTAAAGCAACAAAACAAGTTGCTTTTCAAATCGAAAATAACACAACAATTCCAAATTTAAAAATTCTAGGTTTTTCGGAATTTACAACCCATACGCATACGGCTTTTCCATTTTCGGGTGGTGAAACGGCTGCTCAAAACCGATTAAACACTTATGTGTTTGAAACCAAAAAAATAGGATTTTATAAGAAAACTAGAAACGGTTTATTAGGTACAGATTACAGCTCTAAATTTTCGGCGTGGTTGGCCAACGGCTGTATTAGTGCTAGGCAAATATATTGGGCCATTAAAGAGTTTGAGCGCACAGAATTCAAAAACGAATCGACTTATTGGCTTATTTTCGAATTAATCTGGCGCGATTTCTTCAAGTTTATTGCCTTGCAACATGGGAATGCTATTTTTAAAATTGATGGTATTAATCAACAATCCTATAATTGGAAAACAAATCCAACTTTAATTAAAAAGTGGTGTTCTGGAGCAACACCTGAACGGTTTGTAAATGCTAATATGATGGAGCTCAATAAAACCGGCTGGATGAGTAATCGTGGGCGACAAAATGTGGCATCTTACTTTGCCAAAACATTAGAACTCGATTGGCGCGTTGGTGCGGCATATTTTGAATCCCTACTTATAGATTATGATGTGCATAGCAATTATGGTAACTGGTTGTACGTGGCAGGTGTTGGAAACGACCCTAGAAATAGGACTTTTAATGTGAAGCTCCAGGCCGACCGTTATGATGAACATGGTAAATTTCAGAAGCAATGGCTTCAAAATACGTTATTTGAATGA
- a CDS encoding TIGR03643 family protein, giving the protein MNGFKTREIDRIIEMAWEDRTTFEAIKFQFGLEEQDVISLMRREMKPSSFRMWRKRVQGRKTKHEKLRAFEKGRFKCSRQKQITHNKISKR; this is encoded by the coding sequence ATGAATGGTTTTAAAACGCGCGAGATAGATAGAATTATTGAAATGGCTTGGGAAGACCGCACCACATTTGAGGCTATTAAATTTCAATTTGGTTTGGAAGAACAAGATGTTATAAGCTTGATGCGGCGCGAAATGAAACCTAGCAGTTTCAGAATGTGGCGCAAACGGGTTCAAGGTAGGAAAACCAAACATGAAAAATTACGCGCTTTTGAAAAAGGACGTTTTAAATGTAGTAGACAAAAACAAATTACACATAATAAAATAAGTAAACGCTAA
- a CDS encoding DUF2256 domain-containing protein translates to MKKSDLPKKICPVCQLPFSWRKKWRNNWEHVIYCSERCKRNKTHIH, encoded by the coding sequence TTGAAAAAATCAGATTTACCTAAAAAAATATGTCCTGTTTGTCAATTACCATTTTCTTGGCGTAAAAAATGGCGAAATAATTGGGAGCACGTAATTTATTGTAGCGAACGATGCAAACGAAACAAAACACATATACATTAG
- a CDS encoding AarF/ABC1/UbiB kinase family protein, translating to MKTIDSIPTSKIQRASKLVKTGAKVGVNYLKYYGDKLTKTELEAKEKLNQNNAEDIYDGLKQLKGSALKVAQMLSMEKSILPQAYVEKFSLAQFSVPPLSPPLVVKTFKTYFGKSPEEIFDTFNSTSVNAASIGQVHLAEKNGKKLAVKIQYPGVAESIQSDLAMVKPIAIKMFNIKGKDSDKYFKEVENKLVEETNYILELEQSQEIAKACSHIPNLKFPDYYPELSSERIITMDYMMGKHLSEFTAKNTNQDMANTIGQSLWDFYMFQIHKLKKVHADPHPGNFLISDDGHLIALDFGCMKTIPEDFYVPYFELAEKESIENPKIFREKMFKLEILKPDDSPEELEFFSTMFHEMLSIFTQPFHAETFDFSDPSFFGRIAELGEKYSKNTELRKMNGNRGSKHFIYINRTFFGLYNLMFDLKAKDVKINNFHNL from the coding sequence ATGAAAACAATTGATAGTATTCCGACAAGCAAAATACAACGTGCTAGCAAACTGGTAAAAACAGGAGCTAAAGTGGGTGTAAATTACTTAAAATATTATGGTGATAAACTCACCAAAACAGAACTAGAAGCTAAAGAGAAATTAAATCAAAATAACGCAGAAGATATTTATGATGGCTTAAAACAATTAAAAGGTAGCGCACTTAAAGTTGCCCAAATGTTAAGCATGGAAAAAAGCATCTTACCGCAAGCTTATGTGGAAAAATTCTCATTAGCCCAGTTCTCTGTTCCGCCATTATCACCACCTTTAGTGGTAAAAACATTTAAAACCTATTTTGGAAAATCACCAGAGGAAATTTTTGACACCTTCAATTCCACTTCCGTCAATGCGGCCAGTATTGGACAGGTTCATTTAGCCGAAAAAAATGGTAAAAAATTAGCTGTAAAAATTCAATATCCAGGTGTTGCCGAAAGTATCCAATCAGATTTAGCCATGGTAAAACCCATCGCTATTAAAATGTTTAATATTAAAGGTAAAGATTCTGATAAGTACTTCAAAGAGGTAGAAAATAAACTGGTTGAAGAAACCAATTATATCTTAGAGCTTGAACAAAGTCAAGAAATAGCAAAGGCATGTTCTCATATTCCCAATTTAAAATTCCCCGATTATTATCCGGAATTATCTTCCGAACGGATTATTACTATGGATTACATGATGGGTAAACATTTGTCTGAATTCACAGCAAAAAACACCAATCAGGATATGGCCAATACCATTGGACAATCGCTTTGGGATTTCTACATGTTTCAAATTCATAAGCTCAAAAAAGTACATGCCGATCCGCACCCGGGAAATTTTCTAATTTCAGATGACGGGCACTTAATTGCTTTGGATTTTGGATGTATGAAAACCATTCCTGAAGATTTCTATGTTCCTTATTTTGAATTAGCTGAAAAGGAAAGCATTGAAAACCCGAAAATCTTTCGAGAAAAAATGTTCAAATTAGAAATTTTAAAACCAGACGATTCGCCTGAAGAATTAGAATTTTTCTCAACTATGTTTCATGAAATGTTAAGCATTTTCACCCAACCATTTCATGCGGAAACTTTTGATTTTTCAGATCCATCATTCTTTGGACGCATTGCAGAATTGGGTGAAAAATATTCAAAAAATACGGAATTGCGTAAAATGAATGGAAACCGAGGTTCTAAACATTTTATTTATATAAACCGAACATTTTTTGGACTGTATAATTTAATGTTCGACTTAAAAGCCAAAGATGTAAAAATCAATAATTTTCACAACCTATAA
- a CDS encoding helix-turn-helix transcriptional regulator encodes MTNSLKIERARHNMTQADLVVAIGVSRQSINAMEKNKYVPSTVLALKLARLFKKPVEELFQLESTD; translated from the coding sequence ATGACGAATAGCTTAAAAATAGAGCGTGCCAGGCATAACATGACCCAAGCAGATTTGGTTGTAGCTATTGGCGTTTCCAGACAATCCATAAATGCCATGGAAAAAAACAAGTATGTACCATCTACGGTTTTAGCTTTAAAGTTAGCCCGACTCTTTAAAAAACCTGTTGAGGAATTGTTTCAATTAGAAAGTACGGATTAA
- a CDS encoding cryptochrome/photolyase family protein, with protein MKTLRLLLGDQLNIKHPWFKSVDDDIVYAIFEMRQETDYVTHHIQKVIGFFAAMREFASTLESAGHQFIYYKITDKNNTQKLPENLQKIIREKDISCFEYQLPDEYRLDRQLQKFAKTLSIECNVVDTSHFYTKREDLQTFYKGKKQFVMENFYRDMRKKHDILMAYGNPEGGKWNYDKSNRKKWKNEPEIPTYKYFKNEVSAVVSDIEKSGIKTMGNWNLKTFNYPINRKQALEQLKYFCEQLLIHFGDYQDALHTDEVYLFHSRLSFAMNIKLISARNVVDTILNYYRKHEDSIDISQVEGFIRQVIGWREYMRGMYWALMPDFKEQNYLNNRNSLADFFWTGNTKMACLKHSISNSLDNAYAHHIQRLMITGNYALLTQTHPDAVDAWYLGIYADAVEWVQLPNTRGMSQFADGGNIATKPYVSSGSYIQKMSNYCDGCHYNYKKKTEADACPFNSLYWNFLDDKREQLESNFRMKMMYSILNKMDADKLSALKERATHIIQNQDAY; from the coding sequence ATGAAAACACTCCGACTCCTTTTAGGCGACCAGTTAAATATTAAGCATCCTTGGTTTAAATCCGTTGATGATGATATCGTTTACGCTATTTTTGAAATGCGCCAAGAAACCGATTATGTCACCCATCATATTCAAAAAGTAATTGGGTTTTTCGCAGCCATGCGCGAATTTGCTTCCACGTTAGAATCTGCTGGACACCAGTTTATTTATTATAAAATTACGGATAAAAATAATACGCAAAAACTGCCTGAAAATCTTCAAAAAATTATCCGTGAAAAAGACATTTCTTGCTTTGAATATCAACTGCCGGATGAATATAGATTGGATAGGCAATTGCAAAAATTCGCTAAAACCCTTTCCATAGAATGTAATGTTGTTGATACGTCACATTTTTACACCAAACGTGAAGATTTACAAACGTTCTATAAAGGCAAAAAGCAATTTGTCATGGAAAATTTTTATCGTGACATGCGTAAAAAGCATGACATTTTAATGGCTTATGGTAATCCGGAAGGTGGTAAATGGAATTACGATAAATCCAATCGGAAGAAATGGAAAAACGAACCTGAAATTCCAACGTACAAATATTTTAAGAATGAGGTATCTGCAGTCGTTTCCGATATAGAAAAATCCGGTATTAAAACCATGGGGAATTGGAACCTAAAAACCTTCAATTATCCTATAAACAGGAAGCAAGCTTTGGAGCAGCTTAAATATTTCTGTGAACAGTTATTAATTCATTTTGGCGATTATCAAGATGCTTTGCATACCGATGAAGTTTATTTATTTCATTCACGCTTATCATTTGCCATGAATATCAAATTGATTTCCGCCCGAAATGTGGTTGATACAATTTTAAATTATTACCGAAAGCATGAAGATTCTATAGATATTTCGCAAGTAGAAGGATTTATCCGTCAAGTTATTGGTTGGCGTGAGTATATGCGTGGCATGTATTGGGCATTAATGCCAGACTTCAAAGAGCAGAATTATTTAAACAATAGGAATAGTTTAGCCGATTTCTTTTGGACAGGAAACACCAAAATGGCTTGCTTAAAACATAGTATTTCCAATTCCTTGGATAACGCGTATGCGCATCACATTCAACGTTTGATGATTACGGGAAATTACGCACTCCTAACCCAAACCCATCCAGATGCTGTAGATGCATGGTATTTAGGAATTTATGCAGATGCTGTAGAATGGGTTCAATTACCCAACACGCGTGGCATGAGTCAATTTGCCGATGGTGGAAATATTGCTACCAAACCCTATGTGTCTTCGGGTTCCTATATTCAGAAAATGAGTAATTATTGTGACGGTTGTCATTATAACTATAAGAAAAAAACAGAAGCCGATGCCTGCCCATTCAATAGCCTATATTGGAACTTTTTGGATGATAAGCGTGAACAATTAGAATCCAATTTTAGAATGAAAATGATGTATTCCATCCTTAATAAAATGGATGCCGATAAGCTTTCAGCATTGAAAGAACGCGCGACACACATTATACAAAATCAAGATGCATACTAA
- a CDS encoding DUF2911 domain-containing protein: protein MKKAILILAAFVLTFSIQAQVTTPESSPFSKVEQKVGLTDVTIEYSRPGVKGRKIFGGLEAYDKMWRTGANKNTIITFSDPVTINDYELKAGSYAIFTKPGESMWEVYFYSDTNNWGTPEKWDESLVAAIAKVKVEKIPFTVETFTIDINDIKTGSARLEMMWENTYIGVPFTVPTDDKVLASINDALNGTPKATDYYASAVYYLNEGKDIKQAKEWIDKAMSMMDSPAYYQVRQQALIYAKAGDTKGAIELAKKSLEGSKASGNMQYVKFNEESLKEWGAN from the coding sequence ATGAAAAAAGCAATACTAATTTTAGCAGCTTTTGTGTTAACATTTAGCATACAAGCACAAGTAACAACACCAGAATCTAGTCCATTTAGTAAAGTGGAGCAGAAGGTTGGATTAACAGATGTAACGATTGAATATTCGCGTCCAGGAGTTAAAGGACGAAAAATATTTGGAGGACTTGAAGCTTATGACAAAATGTGGCGTACTGGTGCTAACAAAAACACCATCATTACATTTAGTGACCCTGTAACTATTAATGATTACGAATTAAAAGCAGGTTCTTACGCTATTTTTACAAAGCCTGGAGAATCTATGTGGGAAGTGTATTTTTATTCAGACACTAACAATTGGGGAACACCTGAAAAATGGGATGAAAGTTTAGTTGCTGCAATTGCAAAAGTAAAAGTGGAGAAAATTCCATTCACGGTTGAAACATTTACTATAGATATTAATGATATTAAAACAGGAAGTGCTAGATTAGAAATGATGTGGGAGAACACTTATATCGGTGTACCTTTCACGGTTCCTACGGATGATAAAGTGTTAGCCTCTATAAATGACGCTTTAAACGGAACGCCAAAAGCCACTGATTATTATGCCTCTGCTGTTTATTACTTAAATGAAGGAAAAGATATTAAGCAAGCTAAAGAATGGATTGATAAAGCTATGAGTATGATGGATAGCCCTGCGTATTACCAAGTAAGACAACAAGCTTTAATATATGCCAAAGCGGGTGATACCAAAGGTGCTATTGAATTAGCTAAAAAATCTTTAGAAGGTTCTAAAGCTTCGGGTAACATGCAATATGTAAAATTTAATGAGGAATCATTAAAAGAATGGGGAGCTAACTAA
- a CDS encoding flavin reductase family protein — translation MKHFSHEEISKLEHLYKINLINSCSGFKSANLIGTKSGDGIENVAIFSSVTHVGSDPPLLGVFMRPTTVTRNTYDNIKETGFYTLNHVHESIISEAHHTSAKYDKQISEFDVTSLKAEYKLGINVPFVAAAPIQMLMEFIEEYHIKSNGTILVIGKIKHLFIQNHLLETDGFVNLSKAQVVTINGLDGYAIAELKERHPYQRPKTNLNTH, via the coding sequence ATGAAACATTTCAGCCATGAAGAGATCTCTAAATTAGAACATCTTTATAAAATAAACCTTATAAACAGTTGTTCTGGTTTCAAATCGGCCAATTTAATTGGGACTAAATCTGGAGATGGCATTGAAAACGTGGCTATTTTTAGTTCAGTTACGCATGTTGGTTCAGACCCACCTTTATTAGGTGTTTTTATGAGACCAACAACGGTAACCAGAAACACCTACGATAACATAAAAGAAACGGGGTTTTACACTTTAAATCACGTGCATGAATCTATAATTTCTGAAGCGCATCATACATCAGCAAAATATGATAAACAGATTTCTGAATTTGATGTTACCTCATTAAAAGCCGAATATAAATTGGGAATAAACGTGCCTTTTGTAGCAGCGGCACCTATACAGATGCTCATGGAATTTATTGAAGAATACCATATTAAATCCAATGGAACCATATTAGTCATAGGTAAAATAAAACATTTATTTATTCAAAATCATTTATTAGAAACAGACGGGTTCGTTAATTTATCCAAGGCACAAGTTGTCACCATCAATGGATTAGATGGTTATGCCATTGCAGAATTAAAAGAGCGACATCCCTACCAACGGCCAAAAACTAATTTAAATACCCACTAA
- a CDS encoding SDR family oxidoreductase, with the protein MKILVTGATGYIGKRLIPLLVQDGHHVICVVRDILRADKLYVEDPHIDFIEGDFLKPETLTNLPKDIDVAYYLIHSMSNSSKDFEDLEARCAENFKTAITKTNVQQVIYLSGITNDKELSKHLRSRKQVEEILKSDNYATTIFKAGIIVGSGSSSFEIIRDLVEKLPFMIAPKWLNTKTQPLAVRDVLSYLSKSAGDERLYNQAYDIFGPEVLTYKQMLLEFAEVRKLKRYILTVPVMTPKLSSYWLYFVTSTSYKLASSLVDSMGVQIIGKPSNIEELLGIKPLSYKEAVSLAFEKIEQNSIISSWKDSMVSSGRLKNNFHKYVNVPKYGCFKDYKERPVTDPEETIRKIWAIGGNTGWYYGTRLWRLRGYMDKMVGGIGLRRGRTSPTELHVGDSLDFWRVIFADKDKQKLLLYAEMKLPGEAWLEFKIEDNKLKQTATFRPRGLAGRLYWYSVLPFHGFIFRGMINKLAS; encoded by the coding sequence ATGAAAATTCTTGTTACAGGTGCAACAGGTTATATTGGCAAACGCTTAATACCATTACTTGTTCAAGATGGTCATCATGTTATTTGTGTGGTTCGCGATATTTTAAGAGCGGATAAGCTTTATGTGGAAGATCCTCACATAGATTTTATAGAAGGTGATTTTCTAAAACCGGAAACCTTAACTAATCTCCCAAAAGATATTGATGTGGCTTATTATTTAATCCACTCCATGTCTAATTCCTCCAAAGATTTTGAAGATTTAGAAGCGCGTTGTGCCGAAAATTTTAAAACGGCCATAACAAAAACCAATGTTCAACAAGTTATCTATTTAAGCGGTATTACTAACGATAAAGAGTTATCTAAACATTTGCGCTCACGCAAACAGGTTGAAGAAATTCTAAAATCAGACAATTACGCGACCACTATTTTCAAGGCTGGAATTATTGTAGGTTCTGGAAGCTCCTCTTTTGAGATTATTCGTGATTTAGTGGAAAAATTACCTTTTATGATTGCACCAAAATGGCTTAATACCAAAACGCAACCTTTGGCTGTCCGTGACGTATTAAGTTATTTATCAAAAAGTGCTGGAGACGAACGGCTTTATAATCAGGCTTATGATATTTTCGGTCCTGAAGTACTCACATACAAACAAATGTTATTGGAATTTGCCGAAGTCCGTAAACTCAAACGGTACATTTTAACGGTTCCTGTTATGACACCCAAATTATCATCATACTGGTTGTATTTCGTGACGTCCACATCCTACAAATTAGCTTCGTCTTTAGTAGATAGTATGGGTGTTCAAATAATTGGTAAGCCAAGCAATATAGAGGAACTTTTAGGCATAAAACCATTGTCATATAAAGAAGCTGTTTCTTTAGCTTTTGAAAAAATAGAACAAAATAGTATTATTTCTAGTTGGAAAGATTCCATGGTGAGTAGCGGCCGACTCAAAAATAATTTCCATAAATATGTGAATGTACCAAAATATGGTTGTTTTAAAGATTATAAGGAACGTCCTGTTACAGATCCAGAAGAAACCATTCGGAAAATTTGGGCTATTGGCGGCAATACCGGTTGGTATTATGGAACCCGTTTATGGCGATTGCGTGGTTATATGGACAAAATGGTGGGCGGCATTGGTTTACGACGCGGACGTACAAGTCCAACGGAATTGCATGTAGGGGATTCACTTGATTTTTGGCGTGTCATTTTTGCGGATAAAGACAAACAAAAGCTGCTACTCTACGCCGAAATGAAATTACCTGGCGAAGCTTGGTTAGAATTTAAAATTGAAGATAATAAGCTGAAACAAACCGCTACGTTTAGACCACGCGGTTTGGCAGGACGACTCTATTGGTATAGCGTTTTACCATTTCATGGTTTTATTTTTAGAGGTATGATTAACAAACTTGCCAGCTAA
- a CDS encoding TetR family transcriptional regulator C-terminal domain-containing protein, producing the protein MAKKKNITQDKLISFYMDYVLMHSHTPKTVYAFAKDNNFEEADFYKKFASFEALEKSIFKAFFENTLQMLEKSEAYQHFDARNKLLSFYFTFFENLTANRSYVVFALENKGLKSLSTLSELRHAFKKYIDTLNIETLDIKEPRIVKLQDYSKQESFWIQLMMIMKFWLDDTSPSFEKTDIFIEKSVHAGFDLIDIKPLKSVLDLGKFLFKEKMQQSL; encoded by the coding sequence ATGGCAAAAAAGAAAAACATCACCCAAGACAAGCTTATTTCATTCTATATGGATTATGTTTTAATGCATAGCCATACACCAAAAACCGTGTATGCTTTTGCAAAAGACAACAATTTTGAAGAAGCTGATTTTTATAAAAAATTTGCTTCTTTTGAAGCTTTAGAAAAATCCATATTCAAGGCATTTTTTGAAAACACCTTACAAATGCTAGAAAAAAGCGAAGCATATCAACATTTTGATGCTAGAAATAAATTATTAAGCTTTTATTTCACCTTTTTTGAAAATTTAACGGCAAACCGAAGCTATGTCGTTTTTGCACTTGAAAATAAAGGGTTAAAATCATTAAGTACGCTTTCTGAATTACGTCATGCTTTCAAAAAATATATTGACACATTAAACATTGAAACCCTTGATATTAAAGAACCGCGCATTGTTAAACTTCAAGATTATTCCAAACAAGAATCTTTTTGGATTCAACTTATGATGATTATGAAATTTTGGTTAGACGACACCTCGCCTTCCTTTGAAAAAACAGACATTTTTATTGAAAAGTCCGTTCATGCTGGTTTTGATTTAATAGATATCAAACCACTAAAAAGCGTTTTGGATTTAGGGAAATTTCTCTTTAAAGAAAAAATGCAACAAAGCCTATGA
- a CDS encoding cryptochrome/deoxyribodipyrimidine photo-lyase family protein has translation MHTNREPIHIVWFKRDLRLEDHEPLKKALEQNERVLCLFVFEQLLLDDPHYSERHWDFIKESIRDMNAFLNPYNTKVLAINSDIISACNIISNSYQIKNVYSHQETGIQVTFDRDKAFKRYCKNNVISWQESIQNGVVRGLKTRELWFENWNKIMAEPLITFTAQTSNFLPLDAIYELEMQCQSANLETATDKPFQKGGTKTGNKYLLSFLNNRHKDYMFHISKPEKSRKSCSRLSPYIAWGNLSVRQVYQASKTAQVSSSYKKQLSAFRSRLRWQAHFIQKFEMEHIMEKVSVNKGYHKLKKSISEHYQMAWKTGQTGFPLVDASMRCLNQTGYINFRMRALLVSFFTHILWQPWQDASKHLSRQFLDFEPGIHYPQLQMQAGETGINNLRIYNPIKNSLEHDPDGIFIKHWVPELRDLDLPFVHEPYLMTTLDQQFNNFQLGIDYPFPIVDLKSKRKRASETLWNMKKNPKVKNESIRILKKHTIDNRSNLLKNDD, from the coding sequence ATGCATACTAACCGAGAACCGATACATATTGTTTGGTTTAAACGCGATTTGCGTTTAGAAGATCATGAGCCGTTGAAAAAGGCTCTTGAACAGAATGAGCGTGTGCTTTGCTTGTTTGTTTTTGAACAATTACTTCTTGATGATCCGCATTATAGCGAACGGCATTGGGATTTTATAAAAGAATCTATTCGCGATATGAATGCCTTTTTAAATCCCTATAATACGAAAGTACTGGCTATAAATTCTGATATCATTTCGGCCTGTAACATAATTTCTAATTCGTATCAAATTAAAAACGTTTATTCACATCAAGAAACGGGAATTCAAGTAACTTTTGATCGGGACAAAGCGTTTAAACGCTACTGCAAAAATAATGTAATTTCATGGCAAGAAAGCATTCAAAATGGTGTGGTTCGTGGTTTAAAAACTCGTGAATTATGGTTTGAAAACTGGAATAAAATTATGGCTGAACCGCTTATTACCTTTACAGCTCAAACTTCTAATTTTTTGCCTTTGGATGCTATTTACGAATTAGAAATGCAATGTCAATCAGCAAATCTAGAAACGGCAACAGATAAGCCTTTTCAAAAAGGCGGAACGAAAACAGGAAATAAATACCTACTATCCTTTTTAAACAATAGGCATAAGGATTATATGTTTCATATTTCTAAACCTGAAAAATCTCGAAAAAGTTGCAGTCGTTTGTCACCTTATATTGCTTGGGGCAATTTATCTGTTAGGCAAGTGTATCAAGCGTCTAAAACCGCTCAAGTATCGTCTAGCTATAAGAAGCAATTATCTGCTTTCCGTTCCCGATTACGTTGGCAAGCGCATTTTATTCAAAAGTTTGAGATGGAACATATTATGGAAAAGGTGAGCGTTAATAAGGGTTACCATAAACTTAAAAAATCTATTTCAGAACACTACCAAATGGCTTGGAAAACGGGACAAACCGGGTTTCCTTTGGTAGATGCTAGCATGCGCTGCTTAAACCAAACCGGCTATATTAATTTTAGAATGCGCGCCTTATTAGTATCGTTTTTTACGCATATTTTATGGCAACCATGGCAAGATGCCTCCAAACATTTATCGCGGCAATTTTTAGATTTCGAACCTGGAATTCATTATCCACAATTGCAAATGCAAGCAGGTGAAACAGGTATAAATAATTTACGAATTTATAATCCCATAAAAAACAGTTTAGAACATGATCCTGATGGGATATTTATTAAACATTGGGTTCCTGAACTACGTGATTTAGATTTACCATTCGTGCATGAACCCTATTTAATGACTACCTTAGACCAACAATTCAATAATTTCCAATTAGGTATAGACTACCCCTTCCCTATTGTCGATTTAAAATCGAAAAGAAAACGTGCTAGTGAAACACTCTGGAATATGAAGAAAAACCCCAAAGTTAAAAATGAAAGCATACGCATTCTTAAAAAACACACCATTGATAATCGCTCTAATTTATTGAAGAACGACGATTAA